A genomic window from Thermoplasmata archaeon includes:
- a CDS encoding Rab family GTPase, whose protein sequence is MMEPRRMKVKVCLVGEHAVGKTSLIKRYVLNEYDDRYIVTLGAKVSKKELALAPKGANPVQMDMTIWDIMGSKGFRELLREAYFHGAQGILAVADVTRYDTLEDLDSWVESVFRTVGEIPVTFAINKMDLKDQAAFGEEQVKQATEAFDAPYFFSSAKSGDNVELVFRTLGETIAQTASKSDM, encoded by the coding sequence ATGATGGAACCGCGTCGGATGAAGGTGAAAGTCTGCCTCGTCGGGGAGCACGCGGTCGGCAAGACCTCGCTCATCAAGCGGTACGTGCTCAACGAGTACGACGACCGGTACATCGTGACGCTTGGGGCGAAGGTATCGAAGAAGGAACTCGCCCTCGCCCCGAAGGGAGCCAACCCGGTCCAGATGGACATGACGATCTGGGACATCATGGGGTCGAAAGGGTTCCGCGAGCTGCTGCGCGAAGCTTACTTCCACGGGGCGCAAGGAATCCTCGCCGTGGCGGACGTCACGCGGTACGACACGTTGGAAGATCTCGACTCTTGGGTCGAGTCCGTGTTCCGGACGGTCGGCGAGATCCCCGTCACGTTCGCGATCAACAAGATGGACCTGAAAGACCAGGCCGCGTTCGGCGAGGAGCAGGTGAAACAGGCCACGGAAGCGTTCGACGCACCGTACTTCTTCAGTTCCGCGAAATCCGGCGATAACGTCGAACTCGTGTTCCGCACGCTCGGCGAGACGATCGCGCAGACCGCCTCGAAGTCCGATATGTAG